From bacterium, one genomic window encodes:
- a CDS encoding IS5 family transposase, with protein SFFTEVMTLADKRQLLSKEHFSVDGTLIQAWASHKSFVPRDGGSDDANDGGPSGRNTQANWKGKPRSNDTHASTTDPDARLFRKSHHGATTMSYQGHVLMENRSGLVVGAVVTHADGLGERAAALAMLDTLPGTHPKTVAADKAYDTRDFIAACRRRRVTPHVASNDTRIGGSAIDGRTSRHAGYAVSQTIRKRIEEHFGWGKTIGRIRQTLYRGIRRVDQHFKLTMTASNIVRMARMFTRIPQGTVQ; from the coding sequence AGAGCTTCTTCACAGAGGTCATGACCTTGGCCGACAAGCGCCAGTTGCTGTCCAAAGAGCACTTCTCGGTGGACGGCACGCTGATCCAGGCGTGGGCCAGCCACAAGAGCTTCGTGCCCAGGGACGGCGGCAGCGACGACGCCAACGACGGTGGCCCGAGCGGGCGCAACACCCAAGCCAACTGGAAGGGCAAGCCGCGCAGCAACGACACCCATGCCAGCACCACCGACCCCGACGCCCGGCTGTTCAGAAAGAGTCACCACGGCGCCACGACCATGAGCTACCAGGGCCATGTGCTGATGGAAAACCGCTCGGGGCTGGTGGTCGGTGCCGTGGTCACTCATGCTGACGGGCTGGGCGAGCGGGCCGCGGCGCTGGCGATGCTGGACACCTTGCCCGGCACGCACCCCAAAACCGTCGCCGCAGACAAGGCCTATGACACGCGGGACTTCATCGCCGCCTGCCGCCGGCGCCGCGTCACACCGCATGTGGCGAGCAACGACACGCGCATCGGCGGTAGTGCCATCGATGGGCGAACGAGCCGGCACGCCGGCTATGCTGTCAGCCAGACGATCCGAAAACGCATCGAGGAGCACTTCGGCTGGGGCAAGACCATCGGGCGCATCCGGCAGACACTGTATAGAGGCATCCGACGGGTCGATCAGCACTTCAAGCTGACCATGACGGCCAGCAACATCGTGCGAATGGCTCGAATGTTCACCCGAATACCGCAAGGGACAGTCCAATGA
- a CDS encoding integrase: MKKSVIQAVTPGQRWQHVTMNKIQYERMAALKDSAKALVLAHGQTRRDGKVASKRTVDNTLEVAAAACGRLWGLGMELRDIRGLEDRHIRALIRDWYSSGKEPKTIQNDVSRLRQICRWIGKPHLIPAREGAAHFVPEVDPRVFSVNPMAQRSKSWSENGLNVALKIQQADAIDRRFGAMLRLGLAFGLRRKEQLRIVPTKADAVVHLLIRDNIGKSGKDRDIPIVHPFQRAMLEHAKRVAGFGRPLGWPRHTYEQNQKHYWYNMRKLGVSGMDSDCVGHGLRAEFAENMAMLQGLLPPTLGGAADQMGEAQRKAIQMKVSEAMGHHRINVTGAYYGSFRVRQVLERKGEDYLEYKGFKARVLTDIVADRLNAVIAGEGQDIEFTAQTIAELRAQLHTIVEKIIFERMGSAGASGGRPGVESPPDQ; encoded by the coding sequence ATGAAAAAGAGCGTCATTCAAGCTGTGACACCCGGCCAACGCTGGCAGCATGTCACGATGAACAAAATCCAGTACGAGCGCATGGCCGCGCTGAAAGATTCGGCCAAAGCCCTGGTGTTGGCCCATGGCCAGACCCGGCGGGACGGCAAGGTCGCGTCAAAGCGCACCGTCGACAACACCCTGGAAGTCGCCGCCGCCGCGTGCGGCCGGCTCTGGGGGCTTGGCATGGAACTGCGCGACATTCGCGGCCTGGAGGACAGACACATTCGCGCCCTGATTCGAGACTGGTACAGCAGCGGCAAAGAGCCCAAGACGATCCAGAACGACGTCAGCCGCCTGCGCCAGATCTGCCGATGGATCGGCAAGCCGCATCTGATACCGGCCAGAGAAGGCGCGGCGCACTTCGTGCCCGAGGTGGATCCTCGGGTCTTCAGCGTCAACCCCATGGCGCAGCGAAGCAAGAGCTGGTCGGAGAACGGATTGAACGTCGCCCTGAAAATCCAACAAGCCGACGCCATCGACCGCCGGTTCGGCGCCATGCTGCGCCTGGGTCTGGCCTTCGGCCTGCGCAGGAAGGAACAGCTGAGAATCGTCCCGACGAAGGCCGACGCGGTTGTTCACCTGCTGATCAGGGACAACATCGGCAAGAGCGGGAAGGACAGGGATATTCCCATCGTTCACCCATTTCAAAGAGCGATGCTGGAGCACGCCAAGCGCGTCGCCGGGTTCGGTCGCCCATTGGGATGGCCTCGGCACACGTACGAGCAGAATCAAAAGCACTATTGGTACAACATGAGGAAATTGGGAGTGTCCGGGATGGACAGCGACTGCGTGGGCCATGGGCTGCGGGCCGAGTTTGCTGAAAACATGGCGATGCTCCAGGGTCTGTTGCCACCGACCCTGGGGGGAGCCGCCGATCAGATGGGCGAGGCACAGCGCAAGGCCATCCAGATGAAGGTGAGCGAGGCCATGGGGCACCACCGCATCAATGTGACCGGCGCGTACTACGGCAGCTTCCGGGTGCGGCAGGTACTGGAGCGCAAAGGGGAAGACTATCTGGAGTACAAGGGCTTCAAGGCTCGTGTGCTGACTGACATCGTGGCCGACCGTCTGAACGCAGTGATCGCGGGCGAGGGCCAGGACATCGAGTTCACCGCGCAAACCATTGCGGAACTGCGAGCGCAGCTCCACACAATTGTGGAGAAGATCATTTTTGAAAGAATGGGCAGCGCGGGAGCAAGTGGCGGCCGACCGGGCGTGGAATCGCCGCCCGATCAATAG